In the genome of Rhizobium sp. NXC24, one region contains:
- the tam gene encoding trans-aconitate 2-methyltransferase, whose translation MSTWSPDQYLKFEDQRTRPAIDLLGRVVANIVESVTDIGCGPGNSTELLIDRFGSAAIAGMDSSPKMVEAAKKRLPDCDFQLGDIAQWQPKVPQDLLFANAVLQWVPNHHELFPKLLSFLKPGGTLALQMPDNLDEPTHVGMRTVAGDKRWSDALKDADGERTSILSVSDYWSILKPHASSVDVWRTTYYHPLRGLNGIVEWFKGTGLLPYLSRLNEAQQAEYLASYEEELSKHYTVMDDDTMLLPFPRLFIVVRR comes from the coding sequence ATGTCGACTTGGTCCCCAGACCAATATCTCAAGTTCGAAGACCAACGGACGCGTCCGGCAATTGACCTTTTAGGACGGGTTGTCGCGAATATTGTCGAGTCCGTGACAGACATAGGCTGCGGACCAGGCAACTCCACGGAGCTGCTCATCGATCGTTTCGGTTCGGCTGCAATTGCGGGCATGGACTCATCACCCAAGATGGTCGAAGCGGCCAAGAAGCGCCTGCCCGACTGCGATTTTCAGCTGGGCGATATCGCGCAGTGGCAACCGAAAGTGCCGCAGGACCTGCTATTCGCGAACGCCGTCCTTCAATGGGTTCCAAACCACCACGAGCTTTTTCCGAAATTGCTGTCATTCCTTAAGCCTGGCGGGACGCTTGCCTTGCAGATGCCCGACAATCTAGACGAGCCGACACATGTTGGCATGCGCACGGTAGCAGGGGACAAGCGCTGGTCTGATGCATTGAAGGATGCCGATGGCGAGCGGACCTCGATCCTTTCGGTTTCGGACTACTGGTCTATCCTCAAACCGCATGCATCGAGCGTCGACGTATGGCGTACCACTTATTACCACCCGCTTCGGGGACTGAACGGGATTGTCGAGTGGTTCAAGGGGACCGGTCTTCTCCCTTACCTCAGCCGGCTGAACGAAGCACAGCAGGCGGAATATCTTGCTTCATACGAGGAAGAGCTTTCAAAGCATTACACAGTCATGGATGATGATACGATGCTTCTGCCGTTTCCTCGTCTCTTCATTGTTGTGCGACGGTAA
- a CDS encoding transporter substrate-binding domain-containing protein, with translation MSVNAFELSGNEKAELAPTGVLKVAVAVGPAASAVWCVRDEISGQARGVTITLARQIAQRTGLPLELVEFSSSGDIVSNAESGSWTLSFVPVDDQRRKVLGVGPSYYLGVSTYLARKDAFKTVQDVDQEGVRVAGVAGTATLRSAERTLRNTDIVGYGSLDEAMAKFKGGELDAIALGKESIISMLSGLDGCHAVQGHFHEAGTAIVVPPANVHALDAAVRMMDEMKADGTIRAAYDQNQMSHADVAP, from the coding sequence ATGTCTGTTAATGCATTTGAACTCTCGGGGAATGAAAAAGCTGAACTCGCCCCGACTGGCGTGCTGAAGGTTGCCGTAGCGGTTGGACCCGCCGCCTCGGCGGTCTGGTGTGTTCGCGACGAGATATCGGGGCAAGCAAGAGGGGTCACGATAACCCTTGCAAGGCAAATCGCACAACGCACCGGCCTTCCGCTCGAACTCGTCGAATTCTCCAGCTCGGGCGACATCGTGTCCAATGCCGAAAGCGGATCTTGGACCCTGTCGTTCGTCCCCGTTGATGATCAACGCCGAAAAGTGCTTGGTGTTGGCCCCAGCTATTACCTTGGCGTGAGCACCTATCTTGCTCGAAAGGACGCCTTCAAAACAGTGCAGGACGTTGACCAGGAAGGTGTCCGGGTTGCTGGTGTCGCGGGGACGGCGACGCTGCGAAGCGCCGAGAGGACGTTGAGAAATACCGACATCGTGGGATACGGCTCGCTCGATGAAGCAATGGCTAAATTCAAAGGCGGCGAACTAGACGCGATTGCTCTGGGCAAAGAGTCCATTATCAGCATGCTTTCCGGTTTAGACGGCTGTCACGCCGTTCAAGGCCATTTCCATGAGGCCGGTACGGCCATTGTGGTGCCTCCGGCAAATGTCCATGCGCTGGATGCAGCCGTTCGAATGATGGATGAAATGAAGGCCGACGGCACCATTCGCGCCGCATACGACCAAAACCAAATGAGCCATGCGGATGTTGCACCCTGA